In the genome of Pelotomaculum isophthalicicum JI, one region contains:
- a CDS encoding transposase: MISNRHDAPEEVAAAYVKRWRIEVFYRTAKQEPGLTNCHSRSEASHFAHMELLFTAETLLCYAKWECNKEGAEEALSHCEMVRCLFNASHRICSHEQQIQVYFDTTGDRFSRFIEKFWPPHPFFWLWNWCYLPATA, from the coding sequence TTGATCAGCAACCGGCATGACGCGCCGGAAGAAGTGGCAGCGGCTTACGTTAAACGCTGGCGGATTGAAGTGTTTTACCGCACTGCCAAACAGGAACCGGGACTCACAAATTGCCATTCGCGGTCGGAAGCTTCGCATTTTGCTCACATGGAACTGCTTTTTACCGCAGAAACCCTTCTATGCTACGCAAAATGGGAATGCAATAAAGAAGGCGCCGAAGAAGCCCTTTCCCACTGCGAAATGGTTAGATGCTTATTCAACGCCAGTCATCGGATTTGCTCTCATGAGCAACAAATCCAAGTCTATTTTGACACAACTGGCGATCGGTTTTCAAGGTTCATCGAAAAATTTTGGCCCCCACATCCATTTTTCTGGTTGTGGAATTGGTGCTATTTACCTGCAACTGCATAA